A part of Pseudoalteromonas arctica A 37-1-2 genomic DNA contains:
- the phhA gene encoding phenylalanine 4-monooxygenase — MAKASKYTSKTPDENGVIHWSDEENKIWSELVARQLACIEGKACDEYMQGLKKINLPHDRIPQLSELNEVLLATTGWQVAPVPALIDFDEFFRLLANKQFPVATFIRSREEFDYLQEPDIFHEIFGHCAMLTNPDFAEFTHKYGQLGYAAQKKDRVYLARIYWFTVEFGLMQTEDGLRIYGGGILSSPGETQYVYSNTPEISPMNVLDVLRTPYRIDIMQPQYYTINSIHDLFDISQMDIMTLVERAKELGLHDPKFPPKEKLAS, encoded by the coding sequence ATGGCTAAAGCAAGTAAATACACATCCAAAACACCAGACGAAAATGGTGTTATACACTGGAGTGATGAAGAAAATAAAATTTGGTCTGAGCTTGTAGCGCGCCAACTTGCATGCATTGAAGGCAAAGCCTGCGATGAGTACATGCAAGGGTTAAAAAAGATTAACCTGCCGCACGATCGTATTCCGCAGTTAAGCGAACTAAATGAAGTGTTACTAGCCACTACCGGTTGGCAAGTTGCACCAGTACCTGCGCTTATCGACTTTGATGAGTTTTTTAGATTACTGGCAAACAAGCAGTTTCCGGTAGCTACATTTATTCGTAGCCGCGAAGAATTTGACTACCTACAAGAGCCAGATATTTTTCATGAAATATTTGGCCATTGTGCCATGCTAACTAATCCTGACTTTGCTGAGTTTACGCACAAGTACGGGCAATTAGGTTACGCAGCGCAGAAAAAGGACCGTGTATACCTTGCGCGTATATACTGGTTTACGGTTGAATTTGGTTTAATGCAAACCGAAGACGGCCTGCGTATTTACGGCGGTGGTATTTTATCAAGTCCAGGTGAAACTCAGTACGTATACTCAAACACGCCAGAAATCAGCCCGATGAATGTGCTTGATGTACTGCGTACGCCGTACCGTATTGATATTATGCAACCACAGTACTACACCATAAATTCGATTCATGATCTGTTTGATATATCGCAAATGGATATTATGACTTTGGTTGAGCGAGCTAAAGAGCTTGGTTTGCACGACCCAAAATTTCCACCAAAAGAAAAATTAGCCAGTTAA
- a CDS encoding coiled-coil domain-containing protein, translating into MHNQEQGSFFELFKDRPLIFTFAWVFCLSNWKSIWWFLTEPLKFSIKLDTYEQLGFDFCLWVPLLWTVFATIFYPLTVHIPDFFRGVWQNKYDTFKANREPTKFIAKKEYEKLNKQLKDEIKSATGAMNQARHLNDELTQKQDRIKALTSEKDELNDHLHKLSIQDTNTKEKLLKSSEQFDSMSDKFNNLSQAHLDLSNTLEKYKEQKVEIEKKYNQLVSKNKTLEKKHSEQIHEFYMNSHQKNSNLNLAPSKKAEIISKLEKTSSTPTYFIENYSQIMNTPFIGIVINDCLYQAGKLIYIPDNYKNESVFIKIINSFEDTDLLYGFRFPDSNIIHPIPYEGTLVPYTTEEADLSSNKFIELVTTWRGNPDLATDVYEVEFSDEIEKYKIEF; encoded by the coding sequence ATGCATAATCAAGAACAAGGTAGTTTTTTTGAACTTTTTAAGGATAGACCACTTATTTTTACTTTTGCATGGGTGTTCTGCTTATCAAATTGGAAGAGTATTTGGTGGTTTTTAACTGAGCCTTTAAAATTCAGTATAAAGCTAGATACATATGAACAGTTAGGTTTTGACTTTTGCCTTTGGGTGCCTCTTCTCTGGACAGTCTTTGCTACAATTTTTTACCCATTGACTGTGCATATACCCGATTTTTTTAGAGGTGTGTGGCAAAATAAATATGACACTTTCAAAGCTAATCGAGAGCCAACTAAATTTATAGCTAAAAAAGAATATGAAAAGTTAAATAAACAGTTAAAGGATGAGATTAAAAGTGCTACGGGGGCTATGAATCAAGCTAGGCACCTAAATGACGAACTCACACAAAAACAGGATCGAATAAAGGCATTAACTAGTGAAAAAGATGAACTAAATGATCACCTTCATAAGCTTAGTATACAAGATACAAATACGAAGGAGAAATTGCTAAAAAGCAGTGAGCAATTCGATAGTATGTCAGATAAGTTCAACAATTTATCGCAAGCTCATTTAGATCTCAGTAATACACTGGAAAAGTATAAAGAGCAAAAAGTAGAGATAGAGAAAAAATATAATCAGCTAGTTTCTAAAAATAAAACTTTGGAGAAAAAACACTCTGAACAAATACATGAGTTTTATATGAATTCTCATCAGAAGAATTCAAACTTAAACCTAGCTCCAAGCAAAAAAGCTGAAATAATTAGTAAACTAGAGAAAACAAGCTCAACCCCTACCTATTTCATTGAGAATTACAGTCAAATAATGAACACTCCATTTATTGGTATCGTTATTAATGATTGCTTATATCAAGCTGGCAAATTGATATACATCCCAGATAACTATAAAAATGAAAGTGTGTTCATTAAGATTATTAACTCTTTCGAAGATACTGACCTACTCTATGGTTTTAGATTTCCAGATTCAAATATAATTCATCCGATTCCATATGAAGGTACCCTTGTACCATACACAACTGAAGAAGCTGACTTAAGTAGTAACAAGTTTATCGAACTTGTTACTACTTGGCGTGGTAACCCAGACCTCGCTACGGATGTTTATGAGGTTGAGTTTAGTGATGAAATTGAAAAATATAAAATAGAGTTCTAA
- a CDS encoding 4a-hydroxytetrahydrobiopterin dehydratase: protein MSSLSAQKCEACHVDAPKVSDEELAQLITKIPDWVPEVRDGIMQLERVYKFKNFKQAIAFTNKVGDMAEDEGHHPGLLTEWGKVTVTWWSHSIKGLHKNDFICAAKTDDVFNAL from the coding sequence ATGTCTTCATTAAGTGCACAAAAATGCGAAGCCTGTCATGTAGATGCGCCAAAAGTATCTGACGAAGAGTTAGCACAATTAATTACTAAAATCCCAGACTGGGTACCAGAAGTACGTGACGGCATTATGCAGCTTGAACGTGTTTATAAATTTAAAAACTTTAAACAAGCTATCGCATTTACTAACAAAGTGGGCGACATGGCAGAAGATGAAGGCCATCACCCAGGTTTATTAACCGAGTGGGGCAAAGTAACCGTTACATGGTGGAGCCATTCAATTAAAGGCCTGCACAAAAACGACTTTATTTGCGCAGCTAAAACAGACGACGTATTTAACGCGCTGTAA